ATCAAAGGACATTACCTTCTGATCCATGGCACGGCGGATGACAATGTGCATTTCCAGAATTCCATGGAGATGGTGCATGCCCTGGTGCGTGAAAACATACCGTTCGACATGCATGTTTACCCTGACAAAAACCATAGCATTTTCGGCGGGAACACAAGGCTGCACCTGTATTCTAAAATGACGTCCTACCTGCTGTCAAACCTCTGATAATATGGGTTGGCCGGGCGGTTAGGATTTTTTCTCTATTTTCACCGCTCAAAACCAAATAAATACCCATCGCATCGGTTAGCTTCCAAGTTATGACACAAATGCAAAAACAGGAAACGATTCTGGGCCACCCCAAGGGATTGTTCATTCTCTTCTTTACCGAGATGTGGGAACGCTTCAGCTACTACGGTATGCGGGCGATATTGGTATTGTATATTGTTTCTTCACCCACCGGTGCAAACCCGGGCTTAGGCTGGACCAACGCCGAATCACTTTCGTTATACGGTTGGTATACCATGTTGGTATACGTCATGTCGATCCCGGGTGGAATTTTAGCAGACCGTTTACTTGGCCAAAAGAAAGCGGTAATGGTTGGTGGCCTGCTGTTATGCGCAGGACATGGTATTCTTGCCATTACTTCGCTTTGGGCATTTTATACCGGATTGGCATTGATCATTCTGGGTGTAGGTGCACTGAAGCCAAACATTTCAACGATGGTTGGCGGTCTTTATCCTGCCGGAGACATCAGAAGAGACAAAGGGTTTACCATATTTTACATCGGTATCAATATAGGTGCCTTCCTGTCCTCACTCATCGTAGGTTATGTAGGTGAAAAAATTGGTTGGCACTATGGATTCGGTCTCGCCGGTATTGGTATGTTGCTTGGTCAGGTCGTTTACATGTGGGGTCAAAAGTACCTGACAACCGTAGGAAATTATATACCAACAGCCAAGGTTGAAGGCACCAATAAATCCGTCCCATTGACCAAAATAGAAAAGGACCGGATGATTGTCATGCTCCTGTCCTTCCTGATCATCATTGTATTCTGGGGAGCCTTTGAACAGGCTGGTGGACTGATGAACCTTTATGCAAAGGAAAAGATCAACCGGGTCATTTTGGGATGGGAGATTCCTGCAAGCGTGTTCCAGTCAGTCAATGCATTTTTCATCATTACCTGCGGAACAGCCGTAGCAGCATTTTGGGCTGGCAGGCGCTTGAAGAATAAAGAAGAGTCGGCCATTTTTAAAATGGCACTCGGAACCATGATCATGGGATCGGGCTTTTTCCTGATGACCGCTGCCTCCATGGATGCGGCAGAACCCTATAGCAAAGCCGGCTTATACTGGCTGATCGGCGCCTATTTCCTGCATACGATCGGAGAACTATGCGCCTCACCGGTAGCACTATCCTTTATCACAAAACTGGCCCCGGTAAAATATGCCTCTATCATGATGGGGGTTTATTTTGCTGCTACAGGTCTCGGTAACAAGTTAGCCGGAAGCCTGGGAGAAGCCGCTCAATCCGAACCGGTGAAGGTAGAATTGATTGCTGAAAAACCTGCCTTGCAGCCTTTTGTTGCAGACAGCGTC
This is a stretch of genomic DNA from Flavobacteriales bacterium. It encodes these proteins:
- a CDS encoding peptide MFS transporter, with the protein product MTQMQKQETILGHPKGLFILFFTEMWERFSYYGMRAILVLYIVSSPTGANPGLGWTNAESLSLYGWYTMLVYVMSIPGGILADRLLGQKKAVMVGGLLLCAGHGILAITSLWAFYTGLALIILGVGALKPNISTMVGGLYPAGDIRRDKGFTIFYIGINIGAFLSSLIVGYVGEKIGWHYGFGLAGIGMLLGQVVYMWGQKYLTTVGNYIPTAKVEGTNKSVPLTKIEKDRMIVMLLSFLIIIVFWGAFEQAGGLMNLYAKEKINRVILGWEIPASVFQSVNAFFIITCGTAVAAFWAGRRLKNKEESAIFKMALGTMIMGSGFFLMTAASMDAAEPYSKAGLYWLIGAYFLHTIGELCASPVALSFITKLAPVKYASIMMGVYFAATGLGNKLAGSLGEAAQSEPVKVELIAEKPALQPFVADSVINKDDDFSIRSTVYLTENNEIHMIGMESQQDVRGLLKMDDKNREHLAEILNTEGATQEKPYHATVRLSKDPDKKKVEENKGDGKDYSGQIIVEEVQTKAEFNIFTFIALLTIGFGGLLLLFLKKLKRLTHGAEDITDSHHEEQEGFEIADKENT